GCCAAACGGAAAAGGAGTGGTGAAGGCAGCGCTTTTTGCGGAGGCAGAGGGCTTTCCGAACGACTGGAGCAATGTATTGCAGAAAAACCAGGTTGGCGCGTCGGAAGATACCGTTCAGATTGAGTTTCGGCAGCTTCCCTATGGTAGCTATGTGGTAAGCGTTTTTCACGATAAAAACATGGACGGTGAGCTCAATACCAATGAAAAAGGAGTACCTACGGAGGCCATCGGATTCTCCACCAATCCCAAAATCCGTTTTGGCCCACCCAAATACGAGCGTGCCACGTTTGAATTGAATGAACCTGTGCTCCGCATGAATGTAGAACTGCAGACCTACAAAACCCGCGAAGAGTAGAGACCGGGAAAATTTTTCACAAAACGGCTTGGATTGATTTCTTTTCGTTACATTTACAGTCCAACCACTACACTACGCCCACCCAAAAAATACCAGCCGGGCGATTCTACTCTTCATTGACCGTTCTGGTTAATTGAGTTTTGGTTATGCTTATTGCTTTTGTTTCCGCCCGGCTGGTTTTTTCCTCAAGCACTGACATCCCGCGAAAGGTTCTATTTTTGGCCAAACGCACGCGCATGATACAGCTCAGGGCTACCCTGTTTTTCATGATTTTTTCGGCGCCTGTTCTGGCGCAGGTTACCTTTCCGGTAAACGGTCCGCACGATGAGCGAAACATGCCGCACGTGCTGGTAAACGCTACGCTGCACATCAGTCCGGAAAAGGTAATTGAAGGCGGCACCCTTGTTATTCGCGGCGAACGCATTGAGTATGCCGGAGCAGATTTCAAAGCCACGGAAGGCGCACGCATTACCGACATGAGCGGAAAACATGTGTACCCTGCCTTTATTGATCTTTACGCAGATTATGGCGTGCCGGAAGCCCCCAAAAAAGACCGTCCTTCCGGTCCGCAATACGAACGGAAAGCCAACCGCCCCACCGCCTGGAACGATGCCCTTCATCCGGAATTCGCTGCTGCGGAGCATTTTTCGCCCGACGAAAAAAAGGCAGAACAGCTCAGGAAGCTGGGGTTTGGTGCGGTGCTCTCCCATAGACACGACGGCATTTCCCGCGGAACAGGAGCTCTTGTGTTTACCGGCGATGGCAATGCCAACAAACAATTGATGCGCTCCCGGGCAGCATCGTTTTTCTCCTTTCGCAAAGGCAGCAGCACGCAGCGATACCCTTCGTCACTAATGGGAGCCATCGCCCTGCTTAGACAAACGCATTACGACGCGCGCTGGTACACTGATTCAGGCCCCAAACTGGAGCGCAACACCTCCCTGGAAGCATGGAACCGCAACCTCGAGCTACCACAAGTTTTTACCATCACTGAGAAAAATGACATTCCCCGGGTGAAGAAAATCGCCGAGGAAACCGGAATCAACTTCATCGTGAAATCTGCCGGTGATGAGTATCAGTGGATGGACGAAACCGTTCGCTCCGGCTTCCCGCTGATTGTACCACTGAACTTTCCTGAAGCTTACGATGTTTCGGACCCTTACAACGCACGACTGGTATCTCTGCAGGAGCTCCTTCACTGGGAAAAAGCCCCCGCCAACCCAGCATTGCTTCACGAACGCGGGCTGAAATTCGCCTTTACCGCTCACGGCCACGAAAAGCCCGCAGATTTTTTCACCCATCTGCGCCAAACCGTGCAGTATGGCCTGCCCGAGGATATTGCGCTGGCTGCCCTCACTACCGTGCCTGCACAAATGATGGGCGCCCGGGATGAACTGGGTACCCTGAACCCTGGCTCACGGGCAAACCTGCTGGTGATGACGGCCCCTCTTTTTGAAAAAACCTCGGAACTGCTCGAAACATGGGTACTAGGCGAAAGACATCAGCACCGGGATTTTGAGGCGCTGGACGTACGTGGTGTGTACAACCTGAATCTCGACAACCACTTCTACACCATCGAGGTAAAAGGAAAAGCCAACAGTCCTGAGGCCCGCCTGATGAAGGTGGACGGAAGCGACACCACCTACAGCAAAGTTTCGTTTTCGGTGCAGCAAAACCTGGTGAGCCTGGCCTTCAATCCAAAAGATGAACACTACCGTGAAACCGTGCGTTTTTCTGGAAACATTCACACCGAAAGCCGCATTTGGGAGGGCAAAGCGCACCTGCCCGACGGCACCTGGTTTGCCTGGACAGCCATTCGTCAGCGCGTGGCCAAACCCACAGAGCGAAAACGAAAAGAGCCTGTATCCATTGACTCGCTTGCGGCCATGCGCAATCCCTATCGCGCCTGGGGCCTGGATACGCTTCCGAAAGCAGAAACACTCTGGCTGAAAGGGGCCACCATCTGGACCTGCGACATTGAGGGAGTGATTGAAGGCGGCGAAATGCTCATTCACAACGGAAATATTGTGGCCGTAGGAAAGCGCCTCGATCCTACTGCGCTAATCGGGGGTAAGAACATGTCTATTCGCACGGTTGAGCTCCGGGGTAAGCACATCACACCCGGTTTAATTGACGAACATTCGCATATTGCCATTTCGCGGGGAGTGAACGAGGGCACCAAGGCCAGTAGTGCAGAAGTGCGCATAGGAGATGCGATCAACCCGGACGACATCAATATTTTTCGTCATCTCTCGGGAGGTGTAACTACTGTTCAGCAGCTGCACGGATCGGCCAATCCCATCGGAGGGCAGTCGTCTATTGTAAAAATGCGCTGGGGCCAACCCGCTGCCGGACTTGTGTTTGAAGGCGCACCCGGCTTTATCAAATTTGCGCTGGGCGAAAATGTAAAACAAAGCAACTGGGGCGACCGCGAAACCATTCGCTATC
Above is a genomic segment from Cryomorphaceae bacterium containing:
- a CDS encoding DUF2141 domain-containing protein — encoded protein: MKPCLFILLICAPLWSMAQNPVGDIVVRISGMPNGKGVVKAALFAEAEGFPNDWSNVLQKNQVGASEDTVQIEFRQLPYGSYVVSVFHDKNMDGELNTNEKGVPTEAIGFSTNPKIRFGPPKYERATFELNEPVLRMNVELQTYKTREE
- a CDS encoding amidohydrolase, which gives rise to MIQLRATLFFMIFSAPVLAQVTFPVNGPHDERNMPHVLVNATLHISPEKVIEGGTLVIRGERIEYAGADFKATEGARITDMSGKHVYPAFIDLYADYGVPEAPKKDRPSGPQYERKANRPTAWNDALHPEFAAAEHFSPDEKKAEQLRKLGFGAVLSHRHDGISRGTGALVFTGDGNANKQLMRSRAASFFSFRKGSSTQRYPSSLMGAIALLRQTHYDARWYTDSGPKLERNTSLEAWNRNLELPQVFTITEKNDIPRVKKIAEETGINFIVKSAGDEYQWMDETVRSGFPLIVPLNFPEAYDVSDPYNARLVSLQELLHWEKAPANPALLHERGLKFAFTAHGHEKPADFFTHLRQTVQYGLPEDIALAALTTVPAQMMGARDELGTLNPGSRANLLVMTAPLFEKTSELLETWVLGERHQHRDFEALDVRGVYNLNLDNHFYTIEVKGKANSPEARLMKVDGSDTTYSKVSFSVQQNLVSLAFNPKDEHYRETVRFSGNIHTESRIWEGKAHLPDGTWFAWTAIRQRVAKPTERKRKEPVSIDSLAAMRNPYRAWGLDTLPKAETLWLKGATIWTCDIEGVIEGGEMLIHNGNIVAVGKRLDPTALIGGKNMSIRTVELRGKHITPGLIDEHSHIAISRGVNEGTKASSAEVRIGDAINPDDINIFRHLSGGVTTVQQLHGSANPIGGQSSIVKMRWGQPAAGLVFEGAPGFIKFALGENVKQSNWGDRETIRYPQTRMGVEQVFYDHFLRAKAYHEEHSSVSREQGRGFRLFRRKEQEPNHSIRTDLELEAIAEILHSERFISCHSYVQSEINMLMHVADSFGFRVNTFTHVLEGYKLADKMLKHGAAGSTFSDWWTYKFEVNDAIPYNAALMHEQGVLVAMNSDDAELARRLNHEAAKAVKYGSVSEEEALKMVTLNPATMLHLEDRVGSLKAGKHADFVIWSDHPLSIYAKAEKTYVDGRCYFDRSKLDVMEKRDQAERTRILLKMMDAKTGGSDKKPSPNPNDKDYHCDDVDEEI